One stretch of Miscanthus floridulus cultivar M001 chromosome 18, ASM1932011v1, whole genome shotgun sequence DNA includes these proteins:
- the LOC136519863 gene encoding uncharacterized protein, translating into MGTREVYEEKLRSGAHLHRDPTINPGLGSPRCPRCLSLLNPTAGERDWAITSVLHDATAVAGSGAGALLSAVHGFNTGIPFVQKHVKGTKWLQLLVGVPPLLMFSGASAVFGAYALPRFAQLTVTSYYAASTGSQYAVSQITRQIERGHFQESDEKSR; encoded by the exons ATGGGCACGCGGGAGGTGTACGAGGAGAAGCTCCGCAGCGGCGCGCACCTCCACCGCGATCCCACCATCAACCCAGGCCTCGGCTCGCCCCGGTGCCCGAGATGCCTCTCCCTCCTCAACCCCACCGCG GGAGAGAGGGACTGGGCCATCACCTCGGTCCTTCACGACGCCACCGCCGTG GCTGGCTCCGGTGCAGGCGCTTTGCTCAGTGCTGTGCACGGGTTTAACACAG GGATCCCTTTTGTCCAGAAGCATGTGAAGGGGACGAAGTGGCTGCAGTTGCTTGTTGGG GTGCCACCGCTGCTGATGTTCTCAGGCGCCAGTGCTGTATTTGGTG CATATGCACTGCCAAGATTTGCTCAGCTCACCGTGACGTCTTACTACGCGGCATCAACTGGCTCGCAGTACGCGGTTTCACAGATCACACGGCAGATCGAAAGAGGTCATTTCCAAGAATCTGACGAGAAGTCTAGATGA